GAGGAGCTCTACGACCTTCTGGCCCTCATAGGGGCGAAGAGCCGTTACGTCATCAAGAGGGTTTTCCCGAAGGAGGGGCACAGAATAGCGAAGGACGAACCGGTCGCCGTTGTAAGCACGGAAAAGCTCTACCAGATAGCCGGCGAGTACGTTGGGAAGGACGATCCCGTGGCCATAGTGAGGGCCCAGAGCGGTCTTCCGGCCCTTGGAGAGGTCCTTGAGCCCTTCGCCTTCCCGCACCTCGTCAGCGGGTGGATGCGCGGGAGCCACAACGGTCCGATAATGCCCGTTCCGATGAGGATGGCCAACCCGACCCGCTTCGACGGTCCACCGAGGGTCGTTGCCCTCGGCTGGCAGATAAGCCCGGAGGGAACGCTCGTCGGCCCCGTGGATCTGTTCGACGACCCGGCCTTCGACGAGGCCCGGCGGAAGGCCCTCGAGATAGCGGACTACATGCGCAGACACGGGCCCTTCGAACCCCACAGGCTCCCGATGGAGGACATGGAGTACACCACCCTTCCGGGGGTTCTCGAGAGACTCGGCGACAGGTTCGAACCCATCGAGTGATTTTCTTCTTCCCCTTTCGAACACAAAACATTAAAGCCCCGGCGTGCATTATCCGATATCTACGGAACCGCAGGGTGGTCACAATGGATGAAGAGAAGTTCATTCTTTCTCTCGACGAGGGAACCACCTCGGCAAGGGCGATAATCTTCGACGCCGAAGGGAACGTCCGCGGGATGGGTCAGTACGAGTTCCCGCAGTACTACCCCAGACCCGGCTGGGTCGAGCACGACCCGGAGGAGATATGGGAGGCACAGCTGAGGGCCATAAGGACCGCCATGGAGCGGGCAAAAGCCGGAGCCGGCAACATCGAGGCCATGGGCATCACCAACCAGCGCGAGACGACCGTAGTATGGGAAAAGAACGGGAGACCCCTCCACAGGGCCATAGTCTGGCAGTGCAGGAGAACGGCCGAAATGATAGAGGAGATAAAGCGGGAGTACGGCGACGTTATAAAGGAGAAAACCGGTCTGGTTCCGGATGCCTACTTCTCTGCCTCAAAACTGAAATGGCTCCTCGACAACGTTCCGGGCCTCAGGGAACGGGCCCGTAGGGGAGAGGTTCTCTTCGGAACGGTTGATTCCTTCCTCATCTACCGCCTCACGGGGGAGCACGTTACGGACTACTCCAACGCCTCCCGGACGATGCTGTTCAACATCAAAAGGCTCGAGTGGGACGGGGATCTACTCGAGATCTTCGACGTTCCTCAGGAGGTTTTGCCCGAGGTAAGGGAATCGAGCGAGGTTTACGGTTACACCAGACGGGAACTCCTCGGAAGGGAAATTCCGGTCAGCGGGGACGCTGGAGACCAGCAGGCGGCGCTCTTCGGTCAGGCGGCCTTCGATTCGGGTATGGTGAAGGCAACCTACGGAACAGGAAGCTTCATCCTCGCCAACACCGGCAAGACCGTCCGCTATTCCGACAACCTGTTAACGACCATCGCGTGGGGCCTCAACGGAAGGGTCAGCTACGCCCTCGAGGGGAGCGTTTTCGTAACCGGTGCCGCCGTTCAGTGGCTCCGCGACGGGATAAAGATAATCAAGCGAGCTTCCGAGACAGAGGAACTCGCCAGACGGCTGGAGAGCAACGAGGGCGTTTACTTCGTTCCGGCCTTCGTCGGGCTGGGGGCACCCTACTGGGACCAGTTCGCGAGGGGTATGATAATCGGAATAACTCGCGGAACGGGCAGGGAGCACCTCGCAAGGGCAACCCTTGAAGCCATAGCCTACCTGACGAGGGACGTCATAGAGGAGATGAGAAAGCTCGTTGGCATAAAGGAGCTGAAGGTCGACGGAGGGGCAACTTCCAACG
The window above is part of the Thermococcus sp. P6 genome. Proteins encoded here:
- the fbp gene encoding fructose-1,6-bisphosphate aldolase/phosphatase, with product MAAGDRITISVIKADIGGWPGHSRVHPQLVEVAEEVLGRARKEGRIIDFYVATCGDDLQLITTHDKGTDSPEVHGLAWETFEEATGVAKELGLYGAGQDLLKDAFSGNIRGMGPGVAEMEITLRKSEPVVTFHMDKTEPGAFNLPLFRMFADPFNTAGLVIDPAMHMGFRFEVWDIMEHRRVILRAPEELYDLLALIGAKSRYVIKRVFPKEGHRIAKDEPVAVVSTEKLYQIAGEYVGKDDPVAIVRAQSGLPALGEVLEPFAFPHLVSGWMRGSHNGPIMPVPMRMANPTRFDGPPRVVALGWQISPEGTLVGPVDLFDDPAFDEARRKALEIADYMRRHGPFEPHRLPMEDMEYTTLPGVLERLGDRFEPIE
- the glpK gene encoding glycerol kinase GlpK is translated as MDEEKFILSLDEGTTSARAIIFDAEGNVRGMGQYEFPQYYPRPGWVEHDPEEIWEAQLRAIRTAMERAKAGAGNIEAMGITNQRETTVVWEKNGRPLHRAIVWQCRRTAEMIEEIKREYGDVIKEKTGLVPDAYFSASKLKWLLDNVPGLRERARRGEVLFGTVDSFLIYRLTGEHVTDYSNASRTMLFNIKRLEWDGDLLEIFDVPQEVLPEVRESSEVYGYTRRELLGREIPVSGDAGDQQAALFGQAAFDSGMVKATYGTGSFILANTGKTVRYSDNLLTTIAWGLNGRVSYALEGSVFVTGAAVQWLRDGIKIIKRASETEELARRLESNEGVYFVPAFVGLGAPYWDQFARGMIIGITRGTGREHLARATLEAIAYLTRDVIEEMRKLVGIKELKVDGGATSNDFLLQFQADVLGRRVVRPVVKETTALGAAYLAGLAVDYWEGVDEIRGLWKAERVFEPEMDEETRERLYHRWKEAVKRALGWAKVVEGQPDEHM